The genomic DNA CGTTCTTCCAGCGCCAGTTCATCCACGGCGTCCTCACCGGGGCGCTGAAGGAGTGAGCACCCGCTCGCCGCGCCCAGACCACCCGAGCCCGTCCACGGGCTCCGCCCGCACCACTTCCCCGAGGAGCTCCCGTGCCCATCGAGCCTGACGTCTTCGCCACCCCCGACGCGCTCGGCCGCCACGCCGCGCGGCTGGTCGCCGACGGCCTGAGGTCCGCCCGCAGCGCCGGGCGGCCGTACGTCCTCGGCTGCCCCGGCGGTCGCAGCGCCGCCCCCGCGTACGCCGCGCTCGCCCACCTGGTCCGCGCCGAGGAGATCGACCTCGAGCACCTGGTCGTGGTGATGATGGACGACTACCTCGTCCCCGACGAGCACGGCGTCCTCGTGCACGAGCGGGCCCACGCGCCGCACTCCTGCATCCGCTTCGGCCGCGAGGAGATCGTGCGTCCCCTCGACGAGGCGGCCCGGCCCGGGCACGGCGTGCGCGCCGAGCACCTGTGGTTCCCCGACCCGGCCGACCCGGCGGCGTACGACGGCCGGATCCGCGACCTCGGCGGCGTCGACCTCTTCCTGCTCGCGTCCGGGGCGAGCGACGGCCACATCGCCTTCAACCCGGCCGGGGCCGAGCGGTCGAGCCGTACGCGGGTCGTCGAGCTGCCCGACAGCACCCGGCGCGACAACCTCGGCACGTTCCCGTCCTTCGGCGGCGACCTGGCCCGCGTCCCGCACCACGGCGTCACCGTCGGCATCGACACCATCGCCGACCTGTCCGCCTCGGTCGTCATGCTCGCCCATGGCTCGGAGAAGGGCGTCGCGGCCGGGCACCTGCTCGCCGCCGACGCGTACGACCCCGCGTGGCCGGCGACGATCTTCAGCGAGTGCCGCCGCCCGCACCTCTTCCTCGACGAGGCCGCCGTCGCGGCCGCTCCCGTCGCCGCGCGCTAGACCTCCGCACCCCGCACCCACCCGACCCAGACCCAGCAAAGGAACCCACGCATGGCCTCCATCAAGCTCGCCTACCTCGGCGGCGGCTCGTCGCGTGCCGCCGGCACCATGGCCTCGTTCATCCACCACGGCGCGGAGTTCGAGGGCTCGGAGGTGGTGCTCATCGACCAGCGCCCCGACGAGCTCGAGGTCGTGCGGACGCTGGCGGAGAAGATGGCCCGGAACGAGGGCGTCGACCTGAAGGTCACCGCCACCACCGACCAGCGCGCCGGGCTCGAGGGCGTCGACGCGGTGCTCACGAGCTTTCGCCCCGGCGACTTCGCGATGCGGCTGCAGGACGAGCTCATCCCCATGCGGCACGGGGTCATCGGGCAGGAGACCCAGGGCCCGGGCGGCTTCATGATGTCGCTGCGCTCGATCCAGGTCTTCCAGGGCCTCATCGCCGACCTCGACGCGGTGGCGCCAGGGGCCCGGATCTTCAACTACACCAACCCCGTCAACATCGTCAGCCAGGCCGTCGAGGACCACACCGACACCCCGATCTGGTCGATGTGCGAGGGGCCGATGACCTTCTGGCAGCCGATCCTGGAGACCGCCGGGCTCGACCCGGCGCGAGCCGAGGTGATCATGGCCGGGGTCAACCACAACTGCTGGTCGACGACCCACACCTACGACGGCGAGGACCTGATGCCCCTGCTGGAGCAGGGCTGGGAGAAGGTCCGTGACGACCTGACCGTGCCGGTCTGGGAGCGGCGGATGCTGCACCTCGCCGTGGCCATGCAGTCGATCCCGGCCGACTACTTCAAGTACTACTACTTCGGCGAGGAGTTCTTCCGCGAGCAGCAGGCGAACCGCCTCACCCGCGCGGGCGTCATCCTGTCCCACGTGGACGACTACTGGGCGCACTACCGCGAGCAGGCGGCGAGCGACCGGCCGCGCCTGGACCCGGAGCGCTCGCGCGGCGGCATCCACGAGCTGGAGCTCGCCATCGACGTGATGAGCGCCTTCTACAACGACGCGCCCGCCCGGCTCCCGGTCAACCTGCGCAACACCGGCGGTGCGCTCCCCGGCTTCGACGAGGACACGGTCGTCGAGATGTGGTGCGACGTCGACGGCAGCGGCGTGCACCCGATCGAGCAGCGCCCGCTCCCGCACGCGGTCCGCGGGATCACCCAGCAGCTCGCCGAGTACCAGCGCCTCGCCGCCATCGCAGCCTGGGACGGGAGCCGCGCCGACGCCGTACGCGCGCTGGCCGCCCACCCCTTCGTCCCGACGCTCGCCGTGGCCGAGGAGCTCTACGACGACCTCGCGCACGCCAACGCCGCCTACCTGCCCGACCGCCTGCTGCGGTGAGCGCGTACTTCCTCGGGCTCGACGCCGGCAACTCCAAGACCGTCGCGCTCGTCGCCGACGAGGCCGGGCGGGTCCTGGGACGCGGGCGTGGCGCAGCGGGGGACATCTACTCCGCGCCGGACGCCGAGGGCGAGGTCACCCGTGCGGTGCACGGCGCCCTCGGCGAGGCCGGGCTGGACGCCGGACAGGTGGACCACGCCGCCTTCCGGCTGGCCGGGGTCGACTGGCCGGAGGACGAGGAGCACTGGGACGCCGTCCTGGCCCACCGCCTCGGCGGGCTGCGGAGCGTCAGCGTCAAGAACGACGGCTACTCGCTGCTGCGCTGCGGGCGGCCCGACGGCGTCGGGGTCGCGGTCAACGCGGGCACCGGTCCCGCGGTCGCCGCGCGCGGGTCTGACGGCTCGGAGTTCTGCGGCTGCTGGTGGATCGCCCGACCCCTCGGCGGACGGGCGCTCGGGGAGTTCGCCCTGCGCGCGGTGGTGGAGGCGGAGCTCGGCACCGGACGCCCGACGCTGCTGACCGCCGAGCTGCTGCGGCTCTACGGCTACCAGGACGTGGAGGCGCTGCTGCACGCTGTCACGCGGCGCCACCCGGTGCGGCCCGTGCCGGACGAGAAGGTCGCCGCCCGCTCCGTGCTCCGCGCGGCGGGGGAGGGCGACGCCGTCGCCGGCCAGATCGTCGACGAGCAGGCCGGGCACTTCGCCCGGCTCGCCGCGGTGGCGGCCCGGCGGACGGGTCAGGCCGGGCCCACGGCGCAGGCGGGGGAGCGGGCGACGACCTGCGTGCTCGGCGGTTCCATCCTGACCTCCGAGCACCCCGCCTTCCGCGGCGCCCTCGTCGAGGCGCTGGAGGCCGAGCTCGGGAGCGTCGAGGTGGTCACGAGCGGCGCGTCACCCGTGTCCGGCGCCCTGCTCGACGCGCTCGCCGAGGGCGGCGCCGAGCTGACCGGGGAGCTGCAGCGCACGGTCCTGCAGGTGCTGCACCCGGAGGAGTTCCTGCTGACCTGAAGGTGCGTGGCCGCGCGCCCCGGCTCAGGAGGACTGCGCCTCGGCGGCGGCGGTCTCCTCCACGACCCGGGTCAGCGCGTCACGCAGGGAGCGGAGCTCGCCGCTGCTCATGCCGACCCGCTCGAGGATCGCGGGCTGCACCGCCGCGGCCCGCACCCGGAGCGCGTCACCGGCCGGGGTCAGGCCGACCAGGGTCCCGGCGTCGTCCGCGTCCTCGCGCCGCTTCACCAGACCGTCCGCCTCGAGGTGCTCGAGGAGCGGTGACAGCGTGGACTCCTCCTGCGTGAGCAGACGGGACAGCTGCGACACCGGCAGCGCGTCGTCGGACTCCCACAGCGCCACCATCACCAGGTACTGCCCGTGGGTCAGCCCGAGCGGTTCGAGCAGGGGCCGGTAGAGCGACACGACCGTGCGTGCCGCCACCGTCAGGGTCAGGCACAGCTGCCGTTCGAGGCGGAGGCTGTCACTGCTGCTCGTGCTCGTCATGGGCCTCCCCTTCGAGGTCTGCTCAGACCGCCAGGACGATTTTCGTCGATGCCGAAAGTACCGCTCCTGCCGACGGATCAAAAATTGTTCGCGGATGGAAAAAGAGCTACCCTCGGGCCTCTTCCAGGGTGCACCGGCCGTCGAGGCGGAGAACCCGTCCTCAGGGGGCCCAGAGATGCGCGGACGTCCGACAGGCTGTGGCTCGCGGCCCCGCCGACTACCCGAGCACCGTGCCGCCGGCTCGGCCTCCGACCGCCTCCCGTGCCCTGGACCACGATGACCAGCACGCTGGTGCCCGCCCGCGCCCGGCAGAGCTATCGCCACGAGGCGTACGTGTGGAGCGGCCGCGACGAGTACGTCGCCGGGCTGGCACCCTTCGTCCTCGAGGGCCTGGACGGCGGCGAGGAGGTCAACGTCGGCGCTACACCCGAGCACGCCCGCTGGCTGCGCCTGGCGCTCGGCGCGCGGTCGACCGAGGTCCGCTTCGTCGACATGACCCGCCTGGCACGCAACCCCGCCCGGATCATCCCGTCGCTCCTCGCTCTCCTCGCGGAGTGCTGCGGCCCTGGACGCCCGGCGCGCGCGATCGGTGAGCCCCTCTGGCCCGGACGCGGCGCGGACGAGGTCGTCGAGGCCGAGCTCCACGAGGCCCTGCTCAACCTCGTCGTCGACCCCGACCTGCCCTTCTGGCTGGTCTGCCCCTACGACGCGGACCAGCTGCCGGGCTCCGTCCTCGACGCGGCCGGCAGCAGCCACCCGGTGATCGCCACGCCCACCTCGTACGCGGGCAGCGCCACCTACCGCGGCCA from Microlunatus sagamiharensis includes the following:
- a CDS encoding MEDS domain-containing protein — translated: MTSTLVPARARQSYRHEAYVWSGRDEYVAGLAPFVLEGLDGGEEVNVGATPEHARWLRLALGARSTEVRFVDMTRLARNPARIIPSLLALLAECCGPGRPARAIGEPLWPGRGADEVVEAELHEALLNLVVDPDLPFWLVCPYDADQLPGSVLDAAGSSHPVIATPTSYAGSATYRGHDQAHALFGTDLPELDVPETDVWVAGTTLDLAAEQVTLRAAAGDLTSDRVVALSGVVRELVVDSVRRGADHARVRVWDEPGRLVAEVFDRTLVKDLLVGRRPPSHGWTDPVWTANQVCDLVQVRSNPRGTSVRLHLDK
- a CDS encoding N-acetylglucosamine kinase: MSAYFLGLDAGNSKTVALVADEAGRVLGRGRGAAGDIYSAPDAEGEVTRAVHGALGEAGLDAGQVDHAAFRLAGVDWPEDEEHWDAVLAHRLGGLRSVSVKNDGYSLLRCGRPDGVGVAVNAGTGPAVAARGSDGSEFCGCWWIARPLGGRALGEFALRAVVEAELGTGRPTLLTAELLRLYGYQDVEALLHAVTRRHPVRPVPDEKVAARSVLRAAGEGDAVAGQIVDEQAGHFARLAAVAARRTGQAGPTAQAGERATTCVLGGSILTSEHPAFRGALVEALEAELGSVEVVTSGASPVSGALLDALAEGGAELTGELQRTVLQVLHPEEFLLT
- a CDS encoding 6-phosphogluconolactonase, encoding MPIEPDVFATPDALGRHAARLVADGLRSARSAGRPYVLGCPGGRSAAPAYAALAHLVRAEEIDLEHLVVVMMDDYLVPDEHGVLVHERAHAPHSCIRFGREEIVRPLDEAARPGHGVRAEHLWFPDPADPAAYDGRIRDLGGVDLFLLASGASDGHIAFNPAGAERSSRTRVVELPDSTRRDNLGTFPSFGGDLARVPHHGVTVGIDTIADLSASVVMLAHGSEKGVAAGHLLAADAYDPAWPATIFSECRRPHLFLDEAAVAAAPVAAR
- a CDS encoding MarR family winged helix-turn-helix transcriptional regulator, whose translation is MTSTSSSDSLRLERQLCLTLTVAARTVVSLYRPLLEPLGLTHGQYLVMVALWESDDALPVSQLSRLLTQEESTLSPLLEHLEADGLVKRREDADDAGTLVGLTPAGDALRVRAAAVQPAILERVGMSSGELRSLRDALTRVVEETAAAEAQSS
- a CDS encoding family 4 glycosyl hydrolase, which encodes MASIKLAYLGGGSSRAAGTMASFIHHGAEFEGSEVVLIDQRPDELEVVRTLAEKMARNEGVDLKVTATTDQRAGLEGVDAVLTSFRPGDFAMRLQDELIPMRHGVIGQETQGPGGFMMSLRSIQVFQGLIADLDAVAPGARIFNYTNPVNIVSQAVEDHTDTPIWSMCEGPMTFWQPILETAGLDPARAEVIMAGVNHNCWSTTHTYDGEDLMPLLEQGWEKVRDDLTVPVWERRMLHLAVAMQSIPADYFKYYYFGEEFFREQQANRLTRAGVILSHVDDYWAHYREQAASDRPRLDPERSRGGIHELELAIDVMSAFYNDAPARLPVNLRNTGGALPGFDEDTVVEMWCDVDGSGVHPIEQRPLPHAVRGITQQLAEYQRLAAIAAWDGSRADAVRALAAHPFVPTLAVAEELYDDLAHANAAYLPDRLLR